Proteins from a single region of Runella sp. SP2:
- a CDS encoding serine hydrolase, with amino-acid sequence MRKILFFLLLFIDNMLFAQMSLKKDLDQLLHQRFDKNQAGIAVMVVKEGKVLYKKGVGMANVDTKEPLSSQSNFRMASVSKQFTAMCIMLLAKQGRLSYEDNLLRFFPDFEPTVGKKIKVRHLLTHSSGIWDYETSLPQERTAQILDAEVVAMLSKETRTYFEPGTTFRYSNSGFCVLEQIVEKASGISYVEFITKHIFKPLGMSSTRIYEAGKSIPHRAMGYAKNKQGKPIASDQSITSATKGDGCVYTSLEDYYKWYNGLINNKLIPLDSELEKVAISLPSTSKGQYGLGWFFQKNETEPLALYHTGSTCGFSNGVLIVPSRKYLFLYFSNIADNHGIEKELISLVKKHNVYDTSFDFLKMVDLTN; translated from the coding sequence ATGCGAAAAATCCTCTTTTTTTTATTGTTATTCATAGATAATATGCTTTTTGCCCAAATGAGCCTCAAAAAAGACCTTGACCAACTCCTACACCAGCGGTTTGACAAGAACCAAGCGGGTATCGCCGTAATGGTGGTTAAGGAGGGAAAAGTGCTTTACAAAAAAGGAGTAGGAATGGCCAATGTGGATACCAAAGAACCGCTCAGTTCACAGTCTAACTTTCGGATGGCGTCGGTGTCTAAGCAGTTTACGGCCATGTGTATCATGTTGTTGGCCAAGCAAGGACGTCTTTCTTATGAAGATAATTTGCTTCGATTTTTTCCTGATTTTGAGCCAACTGTAGGAAAAAAAATCAAAGTGCGGCATTTGCTGACACATTCGTCGGGGATATGGGACTATGAAACTAGCCTGCCCCAGGAGCGTACTGCCCAAATTTTGGATGCCGAGGTAGTGGCAATGTTGAGCAAAGAAACCCGAACGTATTTTGAGCCTGGGACAACCTTTCGTTACAGCAATTCGGGTTTTTGCGTGTTGGAACAAATTGTCGAAAAAGCGTCAGGGATATCGTACGTGGAATTTATAACAAAACACATTTTTAAACCGCTTGGTATGTCTTCCACCCGAATCTACGAAGCAGGGAAGAGTATTCCGCACCGAGCCATGGGGTATGCCAAAAATAAACAAGGAAAACCCATCGCGTCTGACCAAAGTATTACCAGCGCGACCAAAGGTGATGGCTGTGTTTATACCTCGCTCGAAGATTATTATAAATGGTATAATGGATTGATAAATAATAAGTTGATTCCTTTGGATTCAGAGCTTGAAAAAGTGGCTATTTCCCTCCCAAGTACCTCGAAAGGGCAATATGGCTTGGGCTGGTTTTTCCAGAAAAATGAAACCGAACCACTGGCTTTGTACCATACAGGAAGTACGTGTGGTTTTAGCAATGGCGTGTTAATCGTTCCTAGTCGGAAGTATTTGTTTTTATATTTTTCTAATATTGCTGATAATCATGGTATTGAGAAAGAGTTGATTTCGCTTGTCAAAAAACACAACGTCTATGATACTTCGTTTGATTTTTTAAAAATGGTGGACTTAACCAATTAG
- a CDS encoding rhodanese-like domain-containing protein, whose translation MKIEQIYTGCLAQGAYYIESEGEVAVIDPLREVTPYIERAAKDGATIKYVFETHFHADFVSGHLDLSQKTGAPIVYGPNAKTGFEAHIATDGEEFPLGKVKFKVLHTPGHTMESTCYLLIDENGQEKALFSGDTLFIGDVGRPDLAQKSDLTINDLAGHLYDSLRNKVMTLPDDVVVYPAHGAGSACGKNMSKETTDLLGNQKKFNYALRANMTKEEFIEEVTNGLAKPPQYFPQNVKMNKEGYESIDVVMERGAQALSAAAFEAAANETGAVILDTRGAQVFNKGFIPNSINIGLKGDFAPWVGALVPDVKQEILLVTEVGQEEEAILRLARVGYDNVIGYLEGGIETWVASGQEVDTITSITPDELADKIAEEKVMVIDVRRPGEFSAEHIDGAKSLPLDYISELMAEFPKDQTMYIHCAGGYRSMIASSILKSRGYDNLIDIAGGFAAISKSGRFTLTDYVCPSTLKKL comes from the coding sequence ATGAAAATCGAACAAATTTATACGGGTTGTTTAGCCCAAGGAGCTTATTACATTGAAAGTGAAGGCGAAGTAGCCGTGATTGACCCACTTCGTGAAGTGACACCGTACATCGAGCGTGCAGCCAAAGACGGCGCAACAATTAAATACGTTTTTGAAACACACTTTCACGCCGATTTTGTTTCGGGGCACTTGGACTTGTCTCAAAAAACGGGAGCGCCAATCGTCTATGGTCCCAATGCCAAAACAGGTTTTGAGGCACACATTGCTACCGATGGCGAAGAGTTTCCACTGGGAAAAGTGAAGTTTAAAGTGTTACATACCCCAGGCCACACCATGGAGTCAACTTGTTATTTGTTGATTGACGAAAACGGCCAAGAAAAAGCGTTGTTCAGCGGAGATACCCTTTTCATTGGGGATGTGGGTCGTCCTGACTTGGCACAAAAATCAGATTTGACCATTAATGACTTAGCTGGTCATCTGTACGATTCACTTCGGAACAAAGTAATGACATTACCCGATGACGTGGTGGTTTACCCCGCGCACGGTGCAGGCTCAGCTTGTGGTAAAAACATGAGCAAGGAAACAACCGACTTGCTAGGAAACCAGAAGAAGTTTAATTACGCACTTCGGGCAAATATGACCAAAGAGGAGTTTATTGAAGAAGTAACCAACGGTTTGGCAAAACCACCTCAATATTTTCCGCAAAACGTGAAGATGAACAAAGAAGGCTACGAAAGCATTGACGTCGTGATGGAGCGTGGTGCCCAAGCATTGAGTGCCGCAGCTTTTGAAGCTGCTGCCAATGAAACGGGTGCGGTGATTCTCGATACGCGCGGTGCCCAAGTGTTCAACAAAGGGTTTATTCCAAATTCTATTAATATTGGTCTTAAAGGCGATTTTGCTCCGTGGGTAGGTGCATTGGTACCCGATGTGAAGCAAGAAATTTTGCTGGTGACGGAAGTAGGTCAAGAAGAAGAAGCCATTTTGCGTTTGGCGCGCGTTGGCTACGATAACGTGATTGGCTACCTTGAAGGAGGCATCGAAACTTGGGTGGCCTCAGGACAAGAAGTGGACACGATAACGTCGATTACGCCCGATGAGCTTGCGGATAAAATCGCGGAGGAAAAAGTGATGGTCATTGACGTTCGTCGCCCAGGCGAGTTTTCAGCCGAGCACATTGACGGCGCTAAAAGCTTACCGTTGGACTACATCAGTGAGTTAATGGCAGAATTTCCAAAAGACCAAACCATGTACATTCACTGTGCGGGTGGGTATCGTTCGATGATTGCCTCGTCGATTCTCAAGTCACGTGGGTACGACAATCTTATTGACATTGCTGGCGGTTTCGCAGCGATTTCAAAATCGGGTCGCTTTACGTTGACCGACTACGTGTGCCCAAGTACTTTGAAGAAGTTGTAG
- a CDS encoding DUF6962 family protein gives MLHLSNAISDAVLALVCIVAFFRFFARQPFYNRILWGIFLVTTALAAAAGVFRYLGVKDLTATHRSLSTLAGSVGLVAVVVAIWALVMRQSMSKWVVVSSVGVGLLIFVTLLDPAYEVFGSVIQAFSMLLVMLIAVFGLMKKYQKAVWIVVGVMIIGLATKVANNHLPFNPTDVYHYALAAMVVCFGKAV, from the coding sequence ATGCTACATCTTTCCAATGCCATTTCCGACGCCGTTTTAGCGCTTGTGTGTATTGTTGCTTTTTTTCGCTTTTTTGCTCGGCAACCTTTTTATAATCGAATCCTTTGGGGCATTTTTTTGGTCACGACGGCACTGGCAGCGGCGGCTGGTGTTTTTAGGTATTTGGGTGTCAAAGATTTGACGGCTACGCATCGTTCGCTTTCTACGTTGGCAGGAAGTGTAGGGTTAGTGGCAGTGGTAGTAGCTATTTGGGCGTTGGTGATGCGTCAAAGCATGTCGAAGTGGGTGGTGGTAAGCTCGGTAGGAGTAGGGTTGTTGATTTTTGTGACGTTGCTCGATCCCGCTTACGAAGTGTTTGGGTCGGTGATACAAGCGTTTTCTATGCTTTTGGTCATGCTTATCGCGGTTTTTGGGCTAATGAAAAAATACCAAAAAGCAGTTTGGATTGTGGTAGGGGTGATGATTATTGGATTGGCGACCAAAGTAGCCAATAACCACCTCCCCTTCAATCCTACGGATGTCTATCACTATGCGTTGGCGGCCATGGTTGTTTGTTTTGGCAAAGCTGTTTAG
- a CDS encoding DUF4271 domain-containing protein translates to MTAKAEVGPNKQYFLVKDLTQDWLVYDQREKEYVPYVAEQHNTQLSINTIVDIESNRHYELLIYVDKNNYLFLNSSLKQNLKGGQWYVMSIDSLYKVYRRPQLMLTLYGTPGQVGKTILIGHKKAAIEKLITIEEESFLNLLPKENDRISNFFILGMLFLLSFAAFLFNGYPRAFERLYSLPDLFQVDVRDESFLINKPFSRVNLLFVVLLCLELGYLYIFTQDKQYNLFSSKELILSGQSLFDTWVDYVKVIFICLGLLFAKYAGLYILGSLYNLEGVANIHFFKILQSSLLFYSSLLLLAALTSFYVADWTLLVRSMLLIPGVIFYVLRIILIFFTISRSTTVKSLYLISYLCIVELIPLIIGVRYAL, encoded by the coding sequence TTGACTGCTAAGGCCGAGGTAGGCCCCAACAAGCAGTACTTTTTGGTCAAAGACTTGACTCAAGATTGGCTAGTGTATGACCAACGCGAAAAAGAATACGTTCCTTACGTAGCCGAGCAGCACAATACCCAACTTTCCATCAATACCATTGTTGACATTGAAAGTAATCGGCATTATGAATTATTAATATATGTCGATAAAAACAATTATTTGTTTTTGAATAGCTCCTTGAAACAAAACCTAAAGGGCGGGCAATGGTACGTAATGAGCATTGACAGTTTGTACAAAGTATATCGCCGTCCGCAGTTAATGCTTACACTTTACGGCACACCAGGGCAAGTTGGCAAGACGATACTCATTGGCCATAAAAAAGCTGCTATCGAAAAACTCATCACCATTGAAGAAGAGTCTTTCTTAAATCTTCTTCCCAAAGAAAACGACCGTATTTCCAACTTTTTTATTCTTGGAATGTTGTTTTTGCTCTCCTTTGCGGCCTTTCTTTTCAACGGTTATCCGCGCGCCTTCGAACGGCTTTATAGTCTCCCCGATTTGTTTCAGGTAGATGTCCGTGACGAATCGTTTTTAATCAACAAGCCTTTTAGTCGGGTCAACTTACTGTTTGTCGTATTATTGTGTTTGGAACTTGGTTATCTATACATTTTTACCCAAGACAAACAATATAATTTATTCTCTTCCAAAGAACTCATTCTCTCTGGTCAATCGCTTTTTGATACTTGGGTTGATTACGTCAAAGTCATCTTTATTTGCTTGGGCTTACTGTTTGCAAAATACGCGGGTCTGTACATCCTTGGCTCTTTATACAATTTAGAAGGAGTGGCTAACATCCATTTTTTCAAAATCTTGCAATCCTCCCTGTTGTTTTACAGCAGCCTCCTTCTTTTGGCAGCTTTAACGTCATTTTATGTTGCTGATTGGACTCTTTTAGTACGTTCTATGCTGCTTATACCAGGTGTAATTTTCTACGTTTTGAGGATAATTCTCATCTTCTTTACAATTAGCAGGAGCACAACTGTTAAAAGTTTATATTTAATTTCGTACCTTTGCATCGTCGAATTAATCCCCCTCATCATCGGGGTTAGGTATGCCCTGTAG
- a CDS encoding uroporphyrinogen-III synthase — protein MSETILMQQDRLNKVESILVSQARPSDEKSPYFELARRYNLKVDFRPFIEIQGVSYKDFRKQKINIMDHTAIIFTSRNAVDHFFRICKEAKLEMPAEMKYFCVTEQTANYLQKYIQIRKRKIFAGQKTAADLLDLIKKHKNEKFLFPCSDKRRNDIPEFMGNHELHLTEAVMYETVSADLSDLTDVYYDILCFFSPSGITSLFRNFPDFEQNKTRIAAFGPTTAKAVTDAGLILDIEAPMPNAPSMTGALEIYIKKANNL, from the coding sequence ATGAGTGAAACGATTTTGATGCAACAAGACCGATTGAATAAAGTAGAGAGTATTCTTGTCTCACAAGCTCGTCCAAGTGACGAAAAATCCCCTTATTTCGAGTTAGCGCGCCGGTACAACCTCAAGGTTGACTTCCGTCCGTTTATAGAAATACAAGGGGTATCCTACAAAGATTTTCGTAAACAGAAAATCAACATTATGGATCATACGGCTATCATCTTTACGAGCCGTAACGCTGTTGACCACTTCTTCCGAATCTGTAAGGAGGCCAAGCTCGAAATGCCCGCAGAAATGAAATATTTTTGTGTGACTGAGCAAACTGCCAACTATTTGCAGAAATATATTCAGATTCGGAAACGTAAAATTTTTGCGGGTCAAAAAACAGCAGCCGATTTGCTTGACCTTATCAAAAAGCACAAAAACGAAAAGTTTTTATTTCCGTGCTCTGATAAGCGTCGCAACGATATTCCTGAGTTTATGGGCAACCATGAATTACACCTGACTGAAGCAGTCATGTACGAAACCGTGTCAGCCGATTTATCTGATTTGACCGATGTGTATTACGACATTTTATGCTTTTTTAGTCCGTCAGGAATTACGTCGTTGTTCCGTAACTTCCCTGATTTTGAGCAAAATAAAACCCGTATCGCTGCCTTTGGCCCAACAACCGCCAAAGCTGTAACAGATGCAGGTTTGATTTTAGACATTGAAGCGCCAATGCCCAACGCTCCTTCCATGACAGGGGCACTCGAAATTTACATTAAAAAGGCCAATAACCTTTAA
- the sucD gene encoding succinate--CoA ligase subunit alpha gives MSVLVNKNSKIIVQGFTGSEGTFHAQQMIEYGTNVVGGVTPGKGGQSHLERPVFNTVADAVATTGADVSIIFVPPAFAGDAIMEAADAGIKVIVCITEGIPTKDMMMAKEYIRTKECRLIGPNCPGVMTADECKVGIMPGFIFKKGTIGIVSKSGTLTYEAVDQLSRVGLGQTTAIGIGGDPIIGTTTKEAVELLMNDPETEGIVMIGEIGGSMEADAAHWIKENGTKPVVGFIAGQTAPKGRRMGHAGAIIGGADDTAEAKMRIMRECGIHVVESPALLGETMLKALGKA, from the coding sequence ATGAGCGTATTAGTCAATAAAAATTCCAAGATAATTGTACAGGGATTTACAGGTTCGGAAGGAACCTTCCATGCTCAACAAATGATTGAGTACGGTACGAATGTTGTCGGAGGCGTTACTCCAGGTAAAGGAGGACAATCTCACCTTGAGCGCCCAGTGTTCAACACGGTCGCTGATGCTGTTGCAACAACCGGCGCTGATGTCTCAATTATTTTCGTTCCACCTGCATTTGCAGGCGACGCTATCATGGAAGCGGCTGATGCGGGTATCAAGGTGATTGTTTGTATTACCGAAGGTATTCCTACCAAAGACATGATGATGGCCAAAGAGTACATCCGTACCAAAGAATGCCGTCTTATCGGACCTAACTGCCCAGGTGTTATGACTGCCGACGAATGTAAAGTAGGTATCATGCCTGGTTTTATCTTCAAAAAAGGGACGATTGGTATTGTGTCTAAGTCAGGTACGTTGACTTACGAAGCCGTTGATCAGTTGAGCCGTGTGGGCCTTGGCCAAACCACTGCCATCGGTATTGGTGGTGACCCAATCATTGGTACAACGACCAAAGAAGCGGTTGAACTACTTATGAATGATCCTGAAACAGAAGGTATCGTCATGATCGGTGAAATCGGTGGAAGCATGGAAGCTGACGCAGCTCATTGGATCAAAGAAAACGGAACAAAACCTGTCGTTGGTTTCATCGCAGGCCAAACGGCTCCCAAAGGTCGTCGTATGGGTCACGCGGGTGCCATCATCGGTGGAGCAGACGATACCGCCGAAGCAAAAATGCGTATCATGCGTGAGTGTGGTATCCACGTAGTAGAATCTCCTGCACTTCTTGGCGAAACGATGTTGAAAGCATTGGGCAAAGCCTAA
- a CDS encoding Crp/Fnr family transcriptional regulator, producing MQIDIEFLHSRFNGLFELNMLKELAQVGTYMEIEEGHVLMRPGAYIRSVPIILSGSIKILRSDTDGREALLYYLGGMDSCAMSLTCCLNRRKSEITAVAEEKTKLISVPVEKVEEWVSKYSSWKQFVFSTYQKRFDDLLGAIDQIAFRKLDERLLSLLQRKSKQCGCSVFTVTHEEIAGELATSREVISRLLKQLEKLGRVKLSRNKIELL from the coding sequence ATGCAAATAGACATAGAATTTCTTCACTCGCGTTTTAACGGTTTGTTTGAGCTAAATATGCTCAAAGAATTAGCCCAAGTAGGCACCTACATGGAAATCGAAGAAGGGCACGTACTGATGCGCCCAGGTGCTTATATTCGTAGTGTACCCATTATTTTGAGTGGTTCTATCAAAATTTTGCGTTCGGATACCGACGGTCGAGAGGCATTGCTATATTATTTAGGAGGAATGGATTCGTGCGCGATGTCATTAACTTGTTGTTTGAACCGTCGTAAAAGTGAAATCACCGCCGTAGCGGAAGAAAAAACAAAACTAATTTCTGTTCCCGTCGAGAAAGTTGAAGAATGGGTGTCGAAATACTCCTCGTGGAAACAATTTGTGTTTTCTACTTACCAAAAACGATTCGACGATTTGTTGGGAGCCATCGACCAAATTGCCTTCCGAAAGCTCGATGAACGTCTTTTGAGCTTATTGCAACGCAAATCAAAACAATGCGGATGCAGCGTGTTTACGGTAACGCACGAAGAAATTGCGGGCGAATTGGCTACGTCGCGCGAAGTAATTTCACGTTTGCTCAAACAACTCGAAAAACTCGGTCGTGTAAAGCTTTCACGCAATAAAATTGAATTATTGTAA
- a CDS encoding sulfite exporter TauE/SafE family protein yields the protein MSTLEIFGFGASILIGVSLGLIGGGGSILTLPVLVYLLHLNPVTSTAYSLFIVGSTSLVGSFSYMRKELVNYRAAIVFAIPSFIAVYLTRKYLVPSIPSSLFTVGGFEVTKNIAIMVFFALVMLAASYSMIKDKKEAKGNDSEELKFNYPLIALEGGVVGILTGIVGAGGGFLIIPALVLLARLPMKMAVGTSLLIIAAKSLIGFVGDMSNMQVDWPFLLEFTALSVVGIFVGTYMSKYIPGEKLKKSFGWFVLVMGVYIIAKELMFS from the coding sequence ATGAGCACGTTAGAAATTTTCGGTTTTGGAGCCTCTATTTTGATTGGGGTTAGCCTTGGTCTTATCGGAGGAGGAGGTAGTATTCTTACCCTTCCCGTTTTAGTGTATCTTCTTCATCTTAACCCAGTTACATCAACGGCTTATTCGCTGTTTATCGTAGGGTCAACGTCGTTGGTCGGTTCGTTTTCTTACATGCGTAAGGAGTTGGTCAATTACCGTGCGGCGATTGTTTTCGCGATTCCGTCGTTCATTGCAGTCTATCTTACACGTAAGTATTTGGTGCCTTCGATTCCGAGTTCATTGTTTACAGTAGGCGGCTTTGAAGTGACCAAAAATATTGCCATCATGGTCTTTTTTGCCCTTGTGATGTTGGCTGCTTCTTATTCTATGATTAAAGATAAAAAAGAAGCCAAAGGAAATGATTCTGAAGAACTGAAATTTAATTACCCCTTGATTGCCCTTGAAGGCGGTGTGGTAGGAATTTTGACGGGAATTGTTGGAGCGGGTGGTGGCTTCTTAATTATCCCTGCTTTGGTGTTATTGGCACGTTTACCCATGAAAATGGCCGTGGGGACGTCGTTGCTCATTATTGCAGCCAAATCACTCATAGGTTTCGTAGGTGACATGTCTAACATGCAAGTCGATTGGCCCTTTTTGCTCGAATTTACGGCATTGTCAGTGGTGGGTATCTTTGTCGGGACTTACATGTCAAAATACATTCCTGGGGAGAAACTTAAAAAGTCCTTTGGATGGTTTGTATTGGTAATGGGGGTATATATCATTGCTAAAGAACTCATGTTCAGTTAA
- a CDS encoding LytTR family DNA-binding domain-containing protein: MKVIIIEDEALAARQLKAMVQECDESIEVLTMLDSVEASVAWLQANESPDLLLMDIELVDGQSFEIFNQVEVKSPVIFTTAYNEYAIQAFRVNSIDYLLKPIDEKALQRSLQKFKELKKLYGNTSDNSLSINELVNAIKQTKLPQTDYRERFLLKQGSRLVPIAVEDIAYFYSQERLTFVKTWDERSYVIDYTLDELECILNPSCFFRANRQIILCAKAVDKVHLHFNSRLKLDLKPATVEEVFISRDKSGEFRLWMGE; this comes from the coding sequence ATGAAAGTAATCATTATTGAAGACGAAGCCTTGGCGGCTCGACAACTAAAGGCCATGGTACAAGAATGCGACGAAAGCATCGAGGTTTTGACCATGCTCGACAGCGTGGAGGCGTCGGTGGCGTGGTTGCAGGCCAATGAAAGCCCTGACTTGTTGCTGATGGACATTGAGCTGGTGGACGGGCAAAGTTTTGAGATTTTCAATCAAGTAGAAGTAAAAAGCCCCGTCATTTTTACGACAGCCTACAACGAATACGCGATTCAGGCATTTCGGGTCAATAGCATTGATTATCTGCTTAAACCCATTGATGAAAAAGCCCTTCAACGCAGTTTGCAAAAATTTAAGGAACTAAAAAAACTCTACGGAAATACGTCGGATAATTCGTTGAGCATCAATGAGCTGGTGAATGCAATTAAACAAACGAAGCTGCCGCAAACCGACTATCGCGAACGTTTTTTGTTGAAACAAGGCTCTCGCTTGGTTCCTATTGCGGTTGAAGATATTGCCTATTTTTACAGCCAAGAACGTCTGACATTTGTTAAAACTTGGGACGAACGTTCGTACGTGATTGATTATACTTTGGATGAATTAGAGTGTATCCTCAATCCTAGTTGTTTTTTTCGGGCCAACCGCCAGATTATTCTTTGTGCCAAAGCCGTGGATAAGGTCCACCTACATTTTAATAGCCGCCTAAAACTCGACTTAAAACCCGCTACTGTCGAAGAAGTGTTTATCAGCCGAGATAAATCGGGAGAATTTCGGCTTTGGATGGGGGAATAA
- a CDS encoding sensor histidine kinase encodes MRTRLNDRKLLFLGPLVLWAVATVFFNLPTLCKDNWTAAKFLMASLASVYFSWFMGRWLIVAVRHRNPGLEKVRQRLIALGLLSIPAVVVLVIQRLLFFDYFVYSNYPKFDWLHPETLFMVGLNLFYLAIIFAVYESRYFFREWLISKRETEELSRANLEMQLDSLKNQVQPHFLFNSLNTLQALVKSNENKTAVKFIGDLSQVYRYLLQSNEQQLISLEKELEFTHAYFGLLKTRFEDGISLEVNIDPAFRYAHIPPLTLQLLVENAVKHNIVSVSKPLHIKIFTNKMGELVVQNNLQCKPNNAMPSSQKGLVNITSKYSLLRQPQVQIYKKEDVFEVKLPLIDVAVTAGAMY; translated from the coding sequence ATGAGAACCCGCTTAAACGATAGAAAACTCCTATTTCTCGGCCCCTTGGTACTATGGGCGGTGGCGACGGTTTTTTTTAATTTACCTACCCTTTGCAAAGACAACTGGACGGCCGCGAAGTTTTTGATGGCAAGCCTTGCTTCGGTTTATTTTTCGTGGTTTATGGGTCGTTGGCTCATTGTAGCGGTGCGGCACCGAAATCCAGGGCTAGAAAAAGTACGACAACGACTTATCGCTTTGGGGTTATTGAGTATCCCTGCGGTGGTTGTTTTGGTGATTCAGCGTTTACTTTTCTTCGATTATTTTGTCTATAGCAATTATCCTAAATTTGATTGGCTTCACCCCGAAACCTTATTCATGGTTGGGCTCAATTTGTTTTATTTGGCCATCATTTTTGCGGTGTATGAAAGCCGTTATTTCTTTCGTGAATGGTTGATTAGCAAGCGAGAAACGGAAGAATTGAGCCGCGCCAACTTAGAAATGCAACTCGATTCGCTTAAAAACCAAGTGCAACCACACTTTTTATTCAATAGCCTCAATACGCTTCAAGCGTTGGTGAAGTCCAACGAAAACAAAACGGCGGTGAAGTTTATCGGAGACTTGTCGCAGGTGTATCGGTATTTGTTACAAAGCAATGAACAACAGCTGATTTCGCTCGAAAAAGAGCTGGAATTTACTCACGCCTATTTTGGGCTGTTAAAAACCCGTTTTGAAGATGGTATTTCGCTTGAGGTTAATATTGACCCCGCTTTTCGGTACGCGCACATTCCACCTTTGACGCTGCAACTTTTGGTTGAAAATGCCGTAAAACATAACATCGTTTCGGTTTCTAAACCTCTGCATATCAAAATATTTACGAATAAGATGGGGGAGTTGGTGGTGCAAAATAACTTGCAGTGTAAACCCAATAATGCTATGCCATCGAGCCAAAAAGGGTTGGTAAATATTACTTCTAAATACAGCCTCCTGCGCCAACCACAGGTTCAAATATACAAGAAAGAAGATGTGTTTGAAGTGAAACTCCCCCTCATCGACGTAGCTGTGACAGCGGGGGCAATGTATTGA
- a CDS encoding MFS transporter → MNSTPNLRYAWYVVAVLMLAYISSFIDRQVLTLLVKPLKRDFNVTDTQVGLLIGFSFAIFYTFLGIPIGRMADRKNRKRIIVWGITIWSIMTALCGVTGSYNQLFIARVGVGIGEAALSPAAYSLITDLFPRQKLGTALGIYNIGVYLGSGLSILLVALILKLVSVEGTWSIPFFGDIYPWQSVFFIVGLPGLLIVALIAFTIKEPERQNASKAAVSAKEVKRYFAANRQAILCLFFGIAFMAFGSYATTSWTPTLLVRHYGLTEAQAGLLLGSIVTVFSTGGVIVGGRYSDRLTQQGKADAKMRVGFIGMSIGLFLALIVLVFFTLTPAPIQGFVVLLALCCFATSMPYGAATAAVQEMIPAPMRATFSALFLFVVNLLGLGGGPLMVGLLNDKLFHDPNQVHLSFAITLVMATGLSCFLLYTGLKPFVQSIENAKAES, encoded by the coding sequence ATGAATTCAACTCCCAACCTCCGCTACGCGTGGTACGTAGTAGCGGTGCTCATGCTTGCCTACATCTCGTCGTTTATCGACCGCCAAGTACTTACCTTGCTTGTCAAACCCCTCAAACGCGATTTTAACGTCACCGATACCCAAGTAGGACTGCTCATTGGTTTCAGCTTTGCCATTTTTTACACCTTTCTCGGCATTCCCATTGGCCGCATGGCCGACCGAAAAAACCGCAAACGCATTATCGTTTGGGGAATTACTATCTGGAGCATCATGACTGCCCTTTGCGGAGTCACGGGTAGTTACAATCAGCTTTTCATTGCACGGGTGGGCGTAGGCATCGGCGAAGCTGCCCTGTCTCCCGCCGCTTATTCACTCATTACCGACCTTTTTCCACGGCAAAAGCTGGGTACAGCCCTCGGTATCTATAACATTGGTGTTTACTTAGGCTCAGGTTTATCAATTTTATTGGTCGCCCTCATCCTAAAACTCGTAAGCGTCGAAGGGACTTGGAGCATCCCTTTCTTTGGGGATATTTATCCGTGGCAAAGTGTGTTTTTCATTGTAGGTCTCCCTGGGTTACTGATTGTTGCCCTCATTGCCTTCACTATCAAAGAACCCGAGCGCCAAAACGCTTCCAAAGCAGCCGTATCGGCTAAAGAAGTTAAACGGTATTTTGCCGCCAATCGCCAAGCGATTTTATGTTTGTTTTTCGGTATTGCCTTCATGGCTTTTGGCTCGTACGCTACTACCTCTTGGACACCGACTTTGCTCGTTCGCCACTACGGCCTCACCGAAGCCCAAGCGGGGTTGTTACTTGGTAGTATCGTTACTGTTTTTTCCACGGGAGGCGTTATTGTAGGCGGCCGTTACAGCGATCGACTTACCCAACAAGGCAAAGCCGACGCCAAAATGCGAGTAGGCTTCATCGGAATGTCTATTGGGCTATTTTTAGCCTTGATTGTCCTTGTTTTTTTCACCCTTACACCTGCTCCCATCCAAGGGTTTGTGGTGTTATTGGCGCTATGTTGTTTTGCTACCTCCATGCCCTACGGCGCAGCTACAGCGGCGGTTCAGGAAATGATACCTGCGCCCATGCGGGCTACTTTCTCCGCTTTGTTTCTGTTTGTGGTCAATTTACTTGGCTTGGGCGGTGGTCCACTCATGGTCGGGCTTCTCAACGATAAGCTCTTTCACGACCCCAATCAAGTGCATTTGTCTTTCGCCATCACGTTGGTCATGGCTACTGGACTTTCGTGTTTCCTTTTATATACAGGGCTAAAACCTTTTGTTCAAAGTATCGAAAATGCCAAAGCCGAAAGCTAA